The segment GGGGTGGTTTAACTTTGCGGCCGCCTTGGCTTCTCGGCGAAATCGATTGACGTACGTTTCATCACTGGCAAAATCGCTTCGCAGTACTTTGATCGCGACTTCACGTCCTAGAATCAGATCGCGTGCGGCATAGACATCCGCCATTCCGCCCCGGCCAAGTTTCCGTAAGATTTGATAGTTGCCTAACCGCGATCCCATCAACTGAGACGAGGACACGATACCTTTTCGTTCCGAAACCGAATCCATTGCTTCGCCCATTGCTTCGGTACGCTCAGCCAACGGATCGCTTAGATCAGAGTCGTCGTGAATCAACGCGCGGTTCCCGTAGAAGTGGAGGTGGATGGACGAGTGAGATCGAAACCGACCAATACTTGGTTCAAGCTTCCTGATCGCAAACCTTCGACATCAACGGTAACAAACTGAAACCCAAGTGAGCGGAAGAATTGGTTCATCCGCTCCGCCAATCGGTTTTCACGGAGGCGATCTTGCTCGCTAGGTAGCAATTCCACACGAGCCAATTCGTCAGCGTGGAGGCGAACGCGAAGGTCACTAAAACCTTGACCTCGCAGCCAAGCTTCCGCTCGTTCGATGCGGTCAAGACGGTCTGGGGTGACCGCCACTCCGTAAGAAATTCGACTGGCCAAGCAAGGGGATGCGGGCAATTCGGCATTGTCAAGCTTGAAATGGCGTGCCAGTTCCCGAACGTCCTGTTTCCCCAACCCTAAATCGGCGAGCGGTGTTTTGACCGAAGCAAGGTTTCCTGCTTCGATGCCAGGACGGTAATCGCCAAGATCGTCCGCATTGGTGCCACTGAGGATCACCGCTCCATCGTACCGGACGGCCAACGTTGCCAACGTTTGATAGAGCGTTTGTTTGCAGTAAAAGCACCGCTTCGAATCGTTGCGCACATAGGAAGCACGTTCGCCCTCGCGAGTGTCAACGATTTGGTGGTCGATTCCAATTTGGCTAGCAATCCGCTTCGCCCAATCAATTTGCCACTCAGGGACACTGGCCGAATGCCCCGTTACCGCGATCGCCGAATCGAGACCAGCGAGGGCAGCAGCGGCAGCAACGACGCTACTATCGACGCCGCCCGAAAATGCGATCACGACCCGACCGAGTGGACGGAGGTGATCGATCAGCAAATTTGCATTTTCAGAAACGGAAGACATAAGTACTTGCGATTATAGCAAAAAAACGGGTTATAACGTCAACCAGTGCGTTGCAGGCGTACATTGTAAGCGAA is part of the Novipirellula aureliae genome and harbors:
- the larE gene encoding ATP-dependent sacrificial sulfur transferase LarE; the encoded protein is MSSVSENANLLIDHLRPLGRVVIAFSGGVDSSVVAAAAALAGLDSAIAVTGHSASVPEWQIDWAKRIASQIGIDHQIVDTREGERASYVRNDSKRCFYCKQTLYQTLATLAVRYDGAVILSGTNADDLGDYRPGIEAGNLASVKTPLADLGLGKQDVRELARHFKLDNAELPASPCLASRISYGVAVTPDRLDRIERAEAWLRGQGFSDLRVRLHADELARVELLPSEQDRLRENRLAERMNQFFRSLGFQFVTVDVEGLRSGSLNQVLVGFDLTRPSTSTSTGTAR